The Mesomycoplasma ovipneumoniae genome window below encodes:
- a CDS encoding glycerophosphodiester phosphodiesterase family protein, whose translation MPKKQLLIAHRGYSGIAPENTKLAFDLAYEFNFDGIELDVHLTKDNRIVVIHDEDTKRTAGVDKIIANSTLSELYNDDHSLHFQLETRKQTILTLEDFLDLYLDKFEVINVELKTDQTEYIGIERVIDDLSVRYGKDFFDKIIFSSFNFSTLERMFKLNSKYQLGFLFWTKTQLTSVSQQEIKQICKYLHPWIDLYDEEPGMIEAFGLPLNLWTLKSKARYQKYLNNKHVYSQISNYKYSKDIN comes from the coding sequence ATGCCTAAAAAACAATTGTTAATAGCGCACCGTGGTTATTCAGGAATCGCACCTGAAAATACCAAACTAGCTTTTGATTTAGCATATGAATTTAATTTTGATGGAATCGAATTAGATGTTCATTTAACTAAAGATAATAGAATAGTTGTCATTCATGACGAGGATACTAAAAGAACAGCTGGTGTGGATAAAATAATTGCAAATAGCACTTTATCTGAATTATATAATGATGATCATAGTTTACATTTTCAACTTGAGACTCGAAAACAAACCATTTTAACACTTGAGGACTTTTTAGATCTTTATCTAGATAAGTTTGAAGTAATTAATGTTGAACTTAAAACTGACCAAACTGAATACATTGGAATTGAAAGAGTTATTGATGACTTATCAGTTAGATATGGGAAAGACTTTTTTGACAAAATAATTTTTTCATCTTTTAATTTTTCAACACTTGAGCGTATGTTTAAATTAAACTCTAAATATCAACTTGGTTTTTTATTTTGAACTAAAACTCAACTAACAAGTGTAAGTCAACAAGAAATTAAACAAATTTGCAAGTACCTCCATCCTTGAATAGATTTATATGACGAAGAACCAGGGATGATTGAAGCTTTTGGTCTACCACTAAACTTATGAACTCTCAAATCAAAAGCCCGCTACCAAAAATATTTAAATAACAAACATGTATATAGTCAAATAAGTAATTACAAATATAGCAAAGATATTAATTAA
- a CDS encoding MFS transporter: MIVKTRFFSKFKDFTWSQIFALIILAAADVFVIAAPYYLKNIVPNLHTYLGIREDQVASLTAIIGWVTLATQLPGGFLSNRISSRWLLFIAVLSTGIITFWFGITIKNAQQLGEESALTQYKIIWGLWGITSTLIFWTPLWKLVSQQTDQKNQGLAYGIQGSANGVIGFFLVFVIGLIITSVYYPDNQNTREINSTPFAAYTFTIGSFLVITSFLVLFFVKEKKIERYTNKISWESIKKNINQIFVSLKNWKLWMLSIFVMGMYTFQSVFAYYLVQVLNNVFLAPTILVTILGGIRTYGLRGLISSYVGYYADKFRSYILILVLTAVTGMFVILTILLLTLAGIQEPGTPLFIFFIILATILFLIAGSLSWVMVTLRFTQVAEIEIGKNNYASSVGILSFIAFSPDAWFYELSGYVGKIYTIEGQTNTSPLGYQLILTIALGVALFGTICGLIVFLHNRAELKKLGKTNYRWRELDNA, from the coding sequence ATCATAGTTAAAACAAGATTTTTTAGCAAATTTAAAGATTTTACTTGATCACAAATTTTTGCTTTAATAATATTAGCAGCCGCTGATGTTTTTGTTATTGCTGCCCCTTATTATTTAAAAAATATTGTGCCTAACCTGCACACATATTTAGGAATTCGTGAAGACCAAGTAGCTTCTTTGACAGCCATTATTGGTTGAGTTACACTTGCAACTCAACTACCAGGTGGATTTTTATCTAATAGGATTAGTTCGCGTTGACTCTTATTTATTGCAGTTTTATCAACGGGAATTATTACATTTTGATTTGGTATAACAATCAAAAATGCTCAACAATTAGGTGAAGAAAGTGCTTTGACTCAATATAAAATTATTTGAGGTCTTTGAGGAATTACATCAACCCTAATATTCTGAACCCCACTTTGAAAACTAGTTTCACAGCAAACTGACCAAAAAAACCAAGGTCTTGCTTATGGAATTCAAGGTAGTGCAAATGGTGTAATTGGATTTTTCCTAGTTTTTGTTATTGGTTTAATTATTACATCAGTTTATTATCCAGACAATCAAAATACTAGAGAAATCAATTCTACACCTTTTGCTGCTTATACTTTTACAATCGGTAGTTTTTTAGTAATTACTTCATTTTTGGTTCTCTTTTTTGTTAAAGAGAAAAAAATTGAACGTTATACTAACAAAATTAGTTGAGAATCTATCAAGAAAAATATTAATCAAATTTTTGTCTCACTTAAAAATTGAAAACTATGAATGCTTTCAATTTTTGTAATGGGAATGTATACTTTCCAATCAGTTTTTGCCTATTACTTAGTTCAAGTGTTAAATAATGTCTTTTTAGCACCTACAATTTTAGTTACAATTCTTGGCGGAATTAGAACTTATGGACTTCGAGGTTTAATTAGTTCTTATGTTGGTTACTATGCTGACAAATTTAGAAGTTACATTCTCATTTTAGTTTTAACAGCAGTGACAGGAATGTTTGTTATTTTAACTATTTTACTTCTTACCTTAGCCGGAATTCAAGAGCCTGGAACGCCACTGTTTATCTTCTTTATAATATTGGCTACAATTTTATTCTTAATAGCAGGTTCTCTATCATGAGTAATGGTAACTCTTCGATTTACTCAAGTTGCTGAAATTGAAATTGGTAAAAATAACTATGCAAGTTCAGTTGGAATTCTTTCATTTATTGCCTTTTCACCAGATGCTTGATTCTATGAATTATCAGGATATGTTGGAAAAATCTATACAATTGAAGGACAAACAAATACTTCACCTTTAGGTTACCAATTAATTTTAACAATCGCATTAGGTGTTGCCTTATTTGGAACAATTTGTGGTCTAATAGTCTTTTTACACAATCGCGCTGAACTTAAAAAGCTAGGCAAAACAAATTATCGCTGAAGGGAATTAGATAATGCCTAA
- the glyA gene encoding serine hydroxymethyltransferase, whose protein sequence is MYKKINIKDQQISELINLESQRQNDQIELIASENYASEDVLSANGTSLSNKYGEGYPGKRYYGGCEFIDKIELIAIERAKQLFGTKFANVQPYSGSSANSAVFAALLKPGDKILGLDLSSGGHLTHGYKVNFSGIFYNGISYFLDKNEMLDYDEIEKIALETKPNLIICGYSAYSGLIDFARFRQIADKVGAYLLADIAHIAGLVATGVHPSPVGIAHIITSTTQKTLRGPRGGLILTDIEEIANKIDKIVFPGIQGGPLFNTIAAKAVAFNEALQPWFKDYCEQIVKNAAFFANEFAKKGARIVSGKTQNHLFIVDVKKTYDLTGKQAQILLESVNIITNKNTIPNDTLSPFVTSGIRFGTPAMTSRGFKEKEFAILAEIIDFVLKKKDLSPSEIEEIKLKIQELTKKFPVKSSYWI, encoded by the coding sequence ATGTACAAGAAAATTAATATTAAAGATCAACAAATTTCTGAGCTAATTAATTTAGAAAGTCAAAGGCAAAACGACCAAATTGAGCTAATTGCCAGTGAAAATTATGCTTCCGAAGATGTTCTAAGCGCAAATGGAACAAGTCTGAGCAATAAATATGGCGAAGGTTATCCCGGAAAACGCTATTATGGTGGCTGTGAGTTCATTGATAAAATTGAATTAATTGCAATTGAACGTGCAAAGCAACTTTTTGGGACAAAATTTGCAAATGTTCAACCCTATTCAGGCTCAAGTGCAAATTCAGCCGTTTTTGCCGCACTTTTAAAACCTGGAGACAAAATTCTTGGTCTTGATTTAAGCTCAGGCGGCCATTTAACTCACGGATATAAAGTTAATTTTTCTGGAATCTTTTACAACGGAATTAGCTATTTTCTTGACAAAAATGAAATGCTAGATTATGATGAGATCGAAAAAATAGCTCTTGAGACCAAACCAAATTTAATAATTTGTGGCTATTCAGCTTATTCAGGCTTGATTGATTTTGCTCGTTTTCGACAAATTGCCGACAAAGTTGGAGCCTATTTGCTAGCTGACATTGCCCATATTGCCGGTCTTGTTGCCACAGGCGTCCATCCTTCGCCAGTTGGAATTGCTCATATAATAACATCAACAACCCAAAAAACTCTGCGCGGACCTCGAGGTGGCTTGATTTTAACAGATATTGAGGAAATTGCAAATAAAATCGACAAAATTGTTTTTCCTGGAATTCAAGGTGGTCCACTTTTTAATACAATTGCCGCAAAAGCTGTTGCATTTAACGAAGCACTGCAGCCTTGATTTAAAGATTATTGTGAGCAAATCGTTAAAAATGCTGCTTTTTTTGCAAACGAATTTGCAAAAAAAGGCGCAAGAATTGTATCAGGAAAAACCCAAAATCACCTTTTTATTGTTGATGTTAAAAAAACCTATGATCTAACAGGCAAACAAGCACAAATTTTACTTGAATCAGTAAATATTATTACAAATAAAAATACAATTCCAAATGATACTCTAAGTCCTTTTGTAACTTCAGGAATTCGTTTTGGCACTCCAGCAATGACTTCGCGCGGTTTTAAGGAAAAAGAATTTGCTATTCTTGCTGAAATTATTGATTTTGTTCTGAAAAAGAAAGATTTAAGTCCTAGCGAAATTGAAGAAATTAAGCTAAAAATTCAAGAATTAACAAAAAAATTTCCAGTTAAGTCTAGTTACTGAATTTAA